The Camelina sativa cultivar DH55 chromosome 14, Cs, whole genome shotgun sequence genome includes a window with the following:
- the LOC104740318 gene encoding putative cyclin-B3-1 isoform X2, whose product MAFAKAPRLSRDDILGNRVSTRSFKIFSDNQKTDPAGTVGISQKTRIPLRRKSITISGVAASNVNNMKKGISRIVDKGKSNNENSEEYTKVRRKALADLSNLGGNSGSSTMKWKGVKCGNLQRISVVSTRVNDLSVKKSTKEPESKRTTELGNNNPIKIGQKFIKSKTLSLGSTAGGTRKSLPTLKRTSLVEKSMKKYNVSSLNSKQLGQGPASKASNKGVSQLSSVHLVRKSIKIQKTVKTSLQNRSSLKKPPVGRISSVPSSDEVVPTLSLPKKVETECLKEDTQGQSSSSENKDPTTKVLDVKAKPKSKRRKSFTSLLVTGSKFDEKNGDTALPEKLPNIDDESNQLEVAEYVDDIYQFYWIAEALSPALGYYLSAHAEVSPVTRGILINWLIEVHFKFDLMHETLYLTMNLLDRYLSQVPIRKNEMQLIGLTALLLASKYEDYWHPRIKDLISISAESYTRQQILGMERIMLKQLKFRLNAPTPYVFMLRFLKAAQSNKKLEQLAFYLIELCLVEYEPLKYKPSLLCASAIYVARCTLHLTPVWTPLLNKHTHYNVSQMKDSSDMILRFHKAAKTGKLRVTYEKYMNPGHSNVAVLKPLDKLPL is encoded by the exons ATGGCGTTCGCGAAG GCACCAAGGCTTAGTAGAGATGATATACTTGGAAATCGAG TGAGCACTAGGAGTTTCAAAATCTTCTCCGATAATCAGAAAACTGATCCAGCCGGTACAGT AGGGATTTCACAGAAGACTCGTATTCCTTTGAG GAGAAAGTCTATTACAATTAGCGGTGTAGCAGCTTCTAACGTAAACAATATGAAG AAGGGCATTTCGAGAATCGTAGACAAGGGCAAAAGCAATAATGAAAATTCTG AGGAATATACTAAAGTCAGAAGAAAAGCGTTGGCTGATTTAAGTAACCTTGGCGGGAATTCTGGCAGTAGTACcat GAAATGGAAGGGTGTCAAATGTGGAAATTTGCAAAG GATTTCAGTTGTTTCAACCAGAGTTAATGATCTTTCAGTGAAAAAGTCTACCAAG GAGCCTGAGAGTAAAAGAACAACCGAACTTGGAAACAATAACCCTATTAAGATAG GTCAGAAATTCATCAAAAGCAAAACCCTGAGCCTTGGATCAACGGCTGGTGGAACAAG AAAATCCTTACCAACTTTAAAGAGAACAAGCCTCGTAGAGAAGAGCATGAAAAAG TACAATGTCTCAAGCTTGAATTCGAAACAATTGGGTCAGGGTCCAG CTAGTAAAGCCAGTAACAAAGGCGTCTCACAGCTGAGCAGTGTCCATCTCGTAAGGAAATCTATCAAG ATCCAGAAAACAGTAAAGACGTCGCTACAAAACCGTAGTTCTCTTAAGAAGCCCCCAGTTGGTAGAATTTCTTCAGTTCCTTCTTCTGATGAAGTTGTCCCAACACTGTCACTTCCGAAAAAGGTTGAAACAGAATGTCTCAAAGAAGATACTCAGGGACAGAGTTCTTCTAGTGAAAACAAAGACCCAACAACAAAAGTGTTGGATGTTAAAGCAAAGCCAAAATCAAAACGTAGAAAGTCTTTCACATCTCTACTAGTGACAGGATCAAAG TTTGATGAGAAAAATGGTGATACTGCACTGCCAGAAAAGCTTCCCAACATTGATGATGAATCCAATCAGCTGGAAGTTGCGGAATACGTGGATGACATATATCAGTTCTATTGGATTGCAGAG GCATTAAGTCCAGCTTTGGGATACTACTTGTCAGCTCATGCAGAAGTTAGTCCAGTTACACGTGGAATTTTGATCAATTGGCTTATCGAA gttcatttcaaatttgatctAATGCATGAGACACTCTACCTCACAATGAACTTATTAGACCGTTACCTTTCCCAAGTTCCTATACGGAAGAACGAGATGCAATTGATTGGTCTTACTGCACTCTTATTGGCGTCTAAATACGAGGACTATTGGCATCCCAGG ATCAAAGACTTGATTAGCATCTCAGCAGAATCATACACCAGACAACAAATCTTGGGAATG GAGAGGATTATGCTTAAACAGTTAAAGTTCCGTTTGAATGCACCCACCCCCTACGTTTTCATGTTGAGGTTCCTAAAAGCTGCTCAATCAAATAAGAAG CTTGAACAACTTGCCTTCTACCTTATCGAGCTGTGCTTGGTTGAATACGAACCTTTGAAGTATAAGCCGTCATTGCTATGTGCATCAGCCATTTATGTTGCCCGATGCACTTTGCATCTGACTCCAGTTTGGACCCCGCTCCTAAACAAACATACCCACTACAATGTCTCTCAGATGAA GGATTCTTCTGACATGATCTTGAGGTTTCACAAAGCTGCTAAAACAGGAAAACTGAGGGTCACTTATGAGAAGTACATGAATCCAGGTCACAGTAACGTTGCAGTCTTGAAACCCTTGGATAAGCTCCCTCTTTAA
- the LOC104740318 gene encoding putative cyclin-B3-1 isoform X4: MAFAKAPRLSRDDILGNRVSTRSFKIFSDNQKTDPAGTVGISQKTRIPLRRKSITISGVAASNVNNMKKGISRIVDKGKSNNENSEEYTKVRRKALADLSNLGGNSGSSTMKWKGVKCGNLQRISVVSTRVNDLSVKKSTKEPESKRTTELGNNNPIKIGQKFIKSKTLSLGSTAGGTRKSLPTLKRTSLVEKSMKKYNVSSLNSKQLGQGPASKASNKGVSQLSSVHLVRKSIKKTVKTSLQNRSSLKKPPVGRISSVPSSDEVVPTLSLPKKVETECLKEDTQGQSSSSENKDPTTKVLDVKAKPKSKRRKSFTSLLVTGSKFDEKNGDTALPEKLPNIDDESNQLEVAEYVDDIYQFYWIAEALSPALGYYLSAHAEVSPVTRGILINWLIEVHFKFDLMHETLYLTMNLLDRYLSQVPIRKNEMQLIGLTALLLASKYEDYWHPRIKDLISISAESYTRQQILGMERIMLKQLKFRLNAPTPYVFMLRFLKAAQSNKKLEQLAFYLIELCLVEYEALKYKPSLLCASAIYVARCTSHMTPVWTPLLNKHTHYNVSQMKDSSDMILRFHKAAKTGKLRVTYEKYMNPGHSNVAVLKPLDKLPL, encoded by the exons ATGGCGTTCGCGAAG GCACCAAGGCTTAGTAGAGATGATATACTTGGAAATCGAG TGAGCACTAGGAGTTTCAAAATCTTCTCCGATAATCAGAAAACTGATCCAGCCGGTACAGT AGGGATTTCACAGAAGACTCGTATTCCTTTGAG GAGAAAGTCTATTACAATTAGCGGTGTAGCAGCTTCTAACGTAAACAATATGAAG AAGGGCATTTCGAGAATCGTAGACAAGGGCAAAAGCAATAATGAAAATTCTG AGGAATATACTAAAGTCAGAAGAAAAGCGTTGGCTGATTTAAGTAACCTTGGCGGGAATTCTGGCAGTAGTACcat GAAATGGAAGGGTGTCAAATGTGGAAATTTGCAAAG GATTTCAGTTGTTTCAACCAGAGTTAATGATCTTTCAGTGAAAAAGTCTACCAAG GAGCCTGAGAGTAAAAGAACAACCGAACTTGGAAACAATAACCCTATTAAGATAG GTCAGAAATTCATCAAAAGCAAAACCCTGAGCCTTGGATCAACGGCTGGTGGAACAAG AAAATCCTTACCAACTTTAAAGAGAACAAGCCTCGTAGAGAAGAGCATGAAAAAG TACAATGTCTCAAGCTTGAATTCGAAACAATTGGGTCAGGGTCCAG CTAGTAAAGCCAGTAACAAAGGCGTCTCACAGCTGAGCAGTGTCCATCTCGTAAGGAAATCTATCAAG AAAACAGTAAAGACGTCGCTACAAAACCGTAGTTCTCTTAAGAAGCCCCCAGTTGGTAGAATTTCTTCAGTTCCTTCTTCTGATGAAGTTGTCCCAACACTGTCACTTCCGAAAAAGGTTGAAACAGAATGTCTCAAAGAAGATACTCAGGGACAGAGTTCTTCTAGTGAAAACAAAGACCCAACAACAAAAGTGTTGGATGTTAAAGCAAAGCCAAAATCAAAACGTAGAAAGTCTTTCACATCTCTACTAGTGACAGGATCAAAG TTTGATGAGAAAAATGGTGATACTGCACTGCCAGAAAAGCTTCCCAACATTGATGATGAATCCAATCAGCTGGAAGTTGCGGAATACGTGGATGACATATATCAGTTCTATTGGATTGCAGAG GCATTAAGTCCAGCTTTGGGATACTACTTGTCAGCTCATGCAGAAGTTAGTCCAGTTACACGTGGAATTTTGATCAATTGGCTTATCGAA gttcatttcaaatttgatctAATGCATGAGACACTCTACCTCACAATGAACTTATTAGACCGTTACCTTTCCCAAGTTCCTATACGGAAGAACGAGATGCAATTGATTGGTCTTACTGCACTCTTATTGGCGTCTAAATACGAGGACTATTGGCATCCCAGG ATCAAAGACTTGATTAGCATCTCAGCAGAATCATACACCAGACAACAAATCTTGGGAATG GAGAGAATTATGCTTAAACAGTTAAAGTTCCGTTTGAATGCACCCACCCCTTACGTTTTCATGTTGAGGTTCCTAAAAGCTGCTCAATCAAATAAGAAG CTTGAACAACTTGCCTTCTACCTTATCGAGCTGTGCTTGGTTGAATACGAAGCTTTGAAGTATAAGCCGTCATTGCTATGTGCATCAGCCATTTATGTTGCCCGATGCACTTCGCATATGACTCCAGTTTGGACCCCGCTCCTAAACAAGCATACCCACTACAATGTCTCTCAGATGAA GGATTCTTCTGACATGATCTTGAGGTTTCACAAAGCTGCTAAAACAGGAAAACTGAGGGTCACTTATGAGAAGTACATGAATCCAGGTCACAGTAACGTTGCAGTCTTGAAACCCTTGGATAAGCTCCCTCTTTAA
- the LOC104740317 gene encoding uncharacterized protein LOC104740317, whose protein sequence is MAFLLTNLSSPSIHLQTGKYPNLKPIFSQSLSSSSSISYEFEEDNLSTLSLSSIQSPPLKDAQVKTRHASQDKHNNHDKDEFYINLGVAVRTLREDLPLLFTRDLNYDIYRDDITLVDPMNTFTGIENYKLIFWALRFHGKILFRDISLEIFRVWQPSENMILIRWNLKGVPRVPWEAKGEFQGTSRYKLDRNGKIYEHKVDNLAFNFPHQLKPAASVLDLVTASPASSPNPIFFLGPVDSYSSSWVNFYQAVRRTMETEDVFVTDSLLTCS, encoded by the exons ATGGCTTTTCTTCTTACTAATCTATCATCTCCCTCAATCCATCTTCAAACCGGAAAATACCCAAACCTTAAACCCATTTTCAGTCAATCTCTatcgtcgtcttcttcaatTAGCTACGAGTTTGAGGAAGATAACCTCTCCACACTCTCTCTTTCTAGCATCCAGTCTCCTCCTCTTAAAGATGCCCAGGTTAAGACAAGACACGCCTCTCAAGACAAGCATAATAACCACGACAAAGATGAATTCTACATCAATCTTGGTGTCGCTGTCCGTACACTTCGTGAAGATTTGCCTTTGCTCTTCACCAGAGACCTCAATTACGACATCTACAG GGATGATATAACACTTGTGGATCCAATGAACACGTTCACTGGGATTGAGAACTACAAATTGATCTTCTGGGCCCTCAGATTTCATGGGAAGATATTGTTCAGGGATATCTCACTTGAGATCTTCAGGGTATGGCAACCGTCAGAGAACATGATCCTCATCAGGTGGAATCTCAAGGGTGTGCCTAGAGTTCCATGGGAAGCTAAAGGAGAGTTTCAAGGCACTTCTCGATATAAACTTGATCGTAATGGCAAAATCTATGAGCATAAAGTTGATAACTTGGCCTTCAATTTCCCTCATCAGCTCAAACCTGCAGCTTCGGTTTTGGATTTGGTGACTGCTTCCCCTGCAAGTAGTCCCAATCCTATCTTCTTTCTCGGTCCTGTGGACTCTTATTCGTCTTCATGGGTTAACTTTTACCAAGCAGTGAGACGGACAATGGAGACAGAGGATGTGTTTGTCACAGACAGTTTACTCACATGCTCATAG
- the LOC104740318 gene encoding putative cyclin-B3-1 isoform X3, translated as MAFAKAPRLSRDDILGNRVSTRSFKIFSDNQKTDPAGTVGISQKTRIPLRRKSITISGVAASNVNNMKGISRIVDKGKSNNENSEEYTKVRRKALADLSNLGGNSGSSTMKWKGVKCGNLQRISVVSTRVNDLSVKKSTKEPESKRTTELGNNNPIKIGQKFIKSKTLSLGSTAGGTRKSLPTLKRTSLVEKSMKKYNVSSLNSKQLGQGPASKASNKGVSQLSSVHLVRKSIKIQKTVKTSLQNRSSLKKPPVGRISSVPSSDEVVPTLSLPKKVETECLKEDTQGQSSSSENKDPTTKVLDVKAKPKSKRRKSFTSLLVTGSKFDEKNGDTALPEKLPNIDDESNQLEVAEYVDDIYQFYWIAEALSPALGYYLSAHAEVSPVTRGILINWLIEVHFKFDLMHETLYLTMNLLDRYLSQVPIRKNEMQLIGLTALLLASKYEDYWHPRIKDLISISAESYTRQQILGMERIMLKQLKFRLNAPTPYVFMLRFLKAAQSNKKLEQLAFYLIELCLVEYEALKYKPSLLCASAIYVARCTSHMTPVWTPLLNKHTHYNVSQMKDSSDMILRFHKAAKTGKLRVTYEKYMNPGHSNVAVLKPLDKLPL; from the exons ATGGCGTTCGCGAAG GCACCAAGGCTTAGTAGAGATGATATACTTGGAAATCGAG TGAGCACTAGGAGTTTCAAAATCTTCTCCGATAATCAGAAAACTGATCCAGCCGGTACAGT AGGGATTTCACAGAAGACTCGTATTCCTTTGAG GAGAAAGTCTATTACAATTAGCGGTGTAGCAGCTTCTAACGTAAACAATATGAAG GGCATTTCGAGAATCGTAGACAAGGGCAAAAGCAATAATGAAAATTCTG AGGAATATACTAAAGTCAGAAGAAAAGCGTTGGCTGATTTAAGTAACCTTGGCGGGAATTCTGGCAGTAGTACcat GAAATGGAAGGGTGTCAAATGTGGAAATTTGCAAAG GATTTCAGTTGTTTCAACCAGAGTTAATGATCTTTCAGTGAAAAAGTCTACCAAG GAGCCTGAGAGTAAAAGAACAACCGAACTTGGAAACAATAACCCTATTAAGATAG GTCAGAAATTCATCAAAAGCAAAACCCTGAGCCTTGGATCAACGGCTGGTGGAACAAG AAAATCCTTACCAACTTTAAAGAGAACAAGCCTCGTAGAGAAGAGCATGAAAAAG TACAATGTCTCAAGCTTGAATTCGAAACAATTGGGTCAGGGTCCAG CTAGTAAAGCCAGTAACAAAGGCGTCTCACAGCTGAGCAGTGTCCATCTCGTAAGGAAATCTATCAAG ATCCAGAAAACAGTAAAGACGTCGCTACAAAACCGTAGTTCTCTTAAGAAGCCCCCAGTTGGTAGAATTTCTTCAGTTCCTTCTTCTGATGAAGTTGTCCCAACACTGTCACTTCCGAAAAAGGTTGAAACAGAATGTCTCAAAGAAGATACTCAGGGACAGAGTTCTTCTAGTGAAAACAAAGACCCAACAACAAAAGTGTTGGATGTTAAAGCAAAGCCAAAATCAAAACGTAGAAAGTCTTTCACATCTCTACTAGTGACAGGATCAAAG TTTGATGAGAAAAATGGTGATACTGCACTGCCAGAAAAGCTTCCCAACATTGATGATGAATCCAATCAGCTGGAAGTTGCGGAATACGTGGATGACATATATCAGTTCTATTGGATTGCAGAG GCATTAAGTCCAGCTTTGGGATACTACTTGTCAGCTCATGCAGAAGTTAGTCCAGTTACACGTGGAATTTTGATCAATTGGCTTATCGAA gttcatttcaaatttgatctAATGCATGAGACACTCTACCTCACAATGAACTTATTAGACCGTTACCTTTCCCAAGTTCCTATACGGAAGAACGAGATGCAATTGATTGGTCTTACTGCACTCTTATTGGCGTCTAAATACGAGGACTATTGGCATCCCAGG ATCAAAGACTTGATTAGCATCTCAGCAGAATCATACACCAGACAACAAATCTTGGGAATG GAGAGAATTATGCTTAAACAGTTAAAGTTCCGTTTGAATGCACCCACCCCTTACGTTTTCATGTTGAGGTTCCTAAAAGCTGCTCAATCAAATAAGAAG CTTGAACAACTTGCCTTCTACCTTATCGAGCTGTGCTTGGTTGAATACGAAGCTTTGAAGTATAAGCCGTCATTGCTATGTGCATCAGCCATTTATGTTGCCCGATGCACTTCGCATATGACTCCAGTTTGGACCCCGCTCCTAAACAAGCATACCCACTACAATGTCTCTCAGATGAA GGATTCTTCTGACATGATCTTGAGGTTTCACAAAGCTGCTAAAACAGGAAAACTGAGGGTCACTTATGAGAAGTACATGAATCCAGGTCACAGTAACGTTGCAGTCTTGAAACCCTTGGATAAGCTCCCTCTTTAA
- the LOC104740318 gene encoding putative cyclin-B3-1 isoform X5, whose protein sequence is MAFAKAPRLSRDDILGNRVSTRSFKIFSDNQKTDPAGTVGISQKTRIPLRRKSITISGVAASNVNNMKKGISRIVDKGKSNNENSEEYTKVRRKALADLSNLGGNSGSSTMKWKGVKCGNLQRISVVSTRVNDLSVKKSTKEPESKRTTELGNNNPIKIGQKFIKSKTLSLGSTAGGTRKSLPTLKRTSLVEKSMKKYNVSSLNSKQLGQGPASKASNKGVSQLSSVHLVRKSIKIQKTVKTSLQNRSSLKKPPVGRISSVPSSDEVVPTLSLPKKVETECLKEDTQGQSSSSENKDPTTKVLDVKAKPKSKRRKSFTSLLVTGSKFDEKNGDTALPEKLPNIDDESNQLEVAEYVDDIYQFYWIAEALSPALGYYLSAHAEVSPVTRGILINWLIEVHFKFDLMHETLYLTMNLLDRYLSQVPIRKNEMQLIGLTALLLASKYEDYWHPRIKDLISISAESYTRQQILGMERIMLKQLKFRLNAPTPYVFMLRFLKAAQSNKKLEQLAFYLIELCLVEYEALKYKPSLLCASAIYVARCTSHMTPVWTPLLNKHTHYNVSQMKDSSDMILRFHKAAKTGKLRVTYEKYMNPGHSNVAVLKPLDKLPL, encoded by the exons ATGGCGTTCGCGAAG GCACCAAGGCTTAGTAGAGATGATATACTTGGAAATCGAG TGAGCACTAGGAGTTTCAAAATCTTCTCCGATAATCAGAAAACTGATCCAGCCGGTACAGT AGGGATTTCACAGAAGACTCGTATTCCTTTGAG GAGAAAGTCTATTACAATTAGCGGTGTAGCAGCTTCTAACGTAAACAATATGAAG AAGGGCATTTCGAGAATCGTAGACAAGGGCAAAAGCAATAATGAAAATTCTG AGGAATATACTAAAGTCAGAAGAAAAGCGTTGGCTGATTTAAGTAACCTTGGCGGGAATTCTGGCAGTAGTACcat GAAATGGAAGGGTGTCAAATGTGGAAATTTGCAAAG GATTTCAGTTGTTTCAACCAGAGTTAATGATCTTTCAGTGAAAAAGTCTACCAAG GAGCCTGAGAGTAAAAGAACAACCGAACTTGGAAACAATAACCCTATTAAGATAG GTCAGAAATTCATCAAAAGCAAAACCCTGAGCCTTGGATCAACGGCTGGTGGAACAAG AAAATCCTTACCAACTTTAAAGAGAACAAGCCTCGTAGAGAAGAGCATGAAAAAG TACAATGTCTCAAGCTTGAATTCGAAACAATTGGGTCAGGGTCCAG CTAGTAAAGCCAGTAACAAAGGCGTCTCACAGCTGAGCAGTGTCCATCTCGTAAGGAAATCTATCAAG ATCCAGAAAACAGTAAAGACGTCGCTACAAAACCGTAGTTCTCTTAAGAAGCCCCCAGTTGGTAGAATTTCTTCAGTTCCTTCTTCTGATGAAGTTGTCCCAACACTGTCACTTCCGAAAAAGGTTGAAACAGAATGTCTCAAAGAAGATACTCAGGGACAGAGTTCTTCTAGTGAAAACAAAGACCCAACAACAAAAGTGTTGGATGTTAAAGCAAAGCCAAAATCAAAACGTAGAAAGTCTTTCACATCTCTACTAGTGACAGGATCAAAG TTTGATGAGAAAAATGGTGATACTGCACTGCCAGAAAAGCTTCCCAACATTGATGATGAATCCAATCAGCTGGAAGTTGCGGAATACGTGGATGACATATATCAGTTCTATTGGATTGCAGAG GCATTAAGTCCAGCTTTGGGATACTACTTGTCAGCTCATGCAGAAGTTAGTCCAGTTACACGTGGAATTTTGATCAATTGGCTTATCGAA gttcatttcaaatttgatctAATGCATGAGACACTCTACCTCACAATGAACTTATTAGACCGTTACCTTTCCCAAGTTCCTATACGGAAGAACGAGATGCAATTGATTGGTCTTACTGCACTCTTATTGGCGTCTAAATACGAGGACTATTGGCATCCCAGG ATCAAAGACTTGATTAGCATCTCAGCAGAATCATACACCAGACAACAAATCTTGGGAATG GAGAGGATTATGCTTAAACAGTTAAAGTTCCGTTTGAATGCACCCACCCCCTACGTTTTCATGTTGAGGTTCCTAAAAGCTGCTCAATCAAATAAGAAG CTTGAACAACTTGCCTTCTACCTTATCGAGCTGTGCTTGGTTGAATACGAAGCTTTGAAGTATAAGCCGTCATTGCTATGTGCATCAGCCATTTATGTTGCCCGATGCACTTCGCATATGACTCCAGTTTGGACCCCGCTCCTAAACAAGCATACCCACTACAATGTCTCTCAGATGAA GGATTCTTCTGACATGATCTTGAGGTTTCACAAAGCTGCTAAAACAGGAAAACTGAGGGTCACTTATGAGAAGTACATGAATCCAGGTCACAGTAACGTTGCAGTCTTGAAACCCTTGGATAAGCTCCCTCTTTAA
- the LOC104740318 gene encoding putative cyclin-B3-1 isoform X1, which produces MAFAKAPRLSRDDILGNRVSTRSFKIFSDNQKTDPAGTVGISQKTRIPLRRKSITISGVAASNVNNMKKGISRIVDKGKSNNENSEEYTKVRRKALADLSNLGGNSGSSTMKWKGVKCGNLQRISVVSTRVNDLSVKKSTKEPESKRTTELGNNNPIKIGQKFIKSKTLSLGSTAGGTRKSLPTLKRTSLVEKSMKKYNVSSLNSKQLGQGPASKASNKGVSQLSSVHLVRKSIKIQKTVKTSLQNRSSLKKPPVGRISSVPSSDEVVPTLSLPKKVETECLKEDTQGQSSSSENKDPTTKVLDVKAKPKSKRRKSFTSLLVTGSKFDEKNGDTALPEKLPNIDDESNQLEVAEYVDDIYQFYWIAEALSPALGYYLSAHAEVSPVTRGILINWLIEVHFKFDLMHETLYLTMNLLDRYLSQVPIRKNEMQLIGLTALLLASKYEDYWHPRIKDLISISAESYTRQQILGMERIMLKQLKFRLNAPTPYVFMLRFLKAAQSNKKLEQLAFYLIELCLVEYEALKYKPSLLCASAIYVARCTSHMTPVWTPLLNKHTHYNVSQMKDSSDMILRFHKAAKTGKLRVTYEKYMNPGHSNVAVLKPLDKLPL; this is translated from the exons ATGGCGTTCGCGAAG GCACCAAGGCTTAGTAGAGATGATATACTTGGAAATCGAG TGAGCACTAGGAGTTTCAAAATCTTCTCCGATAATCAGAAAACTGATCCAGCCGGTACAGT AGGGATTTCACAGAAGACTCGTATTCCTTTGAG GAGAAAGTCTATTACAATTAGCGGTGTAGCAGCTTCTAACGTAAACAATATGAAG AAGGGCATTTCGAGAATCGTAGACAAGGGCAAAAGCAATAATGAAAATTCTG AGGAATATACTAAAGTCAGAAGAAAAGCGTTGGCTGATTTAAGTAACCTTGGCGGGAATTCTGGCAGTAGTACcat GAAATGGAAGGGTGTCAAATGTGGAAATTTGCAAAG GATTTCAGTTGTTTCAACCAGAGTTAATGATCTTTCAGTGAAAAAGTCTACCAAG GAGCCTGAGAGTAAAAGAACAACCGAACTTGGAAACAATAACCCTATTAAGATAG GTCAGAAATTCATCAAAAGCAAAACCCTGAGCCTTGGATCAACGGCTGGTGGAACAAG AAAATCCTTACCAACTTTAAAGAGAACAAGCCTCGTAGAGAAGAGCATGAAAAAG TACAATGTCTCAAGCTTGAATTCGAAACAATTGGGTCAGGGTCCAG CTAGTAAAGCCAGTAACAAAGGCGTCTCACAGCTGAGCAGTGTCCATCTCGTAAGGAAATCTATCAAG ATCCAGAAAACAGTAAAGACGTCGCTACAAAACCGTAGTTCTCTTAAGAAGCCCCCAGTTGGTAGAATTTCTTCAGTTCCTTCTTCTGATGAAGTTGTCCCAACACTGTCACTTCCGAAAAAGGTTGAAACAGAATGTCTCAAAGAAGATACTCAGGGACAGAGTTCTTCTAGTGAAAACAAAGACCCAACAACAAAAGTGTTGGATGTTAAAGCAAAGCCAAAATCAAAACGTAGAAAGTCTTTCACATCTCTACTAGTGACAGGATCAAAG TTTGATGAGAAAAATGGTGATACTGCACTGCCAGAAAAGCTTCCCAACATTGATGATGAATCCAATCAGCTGGAAGTTGCGGAATACGTGGATGACATATATCAGTTCTATTGGATTGCAGAG GCATTAAGTCCAGCTTTGGGATACTACTTGTCAGCTCATGCAGAAGTTAGTCCAGTTACACGTGGAATTTTGATCAATTGGCTTATCGAA gttcatttcaaatttgatctAATGCATGAGACACTCTACCTCACAATGAACTTATTAGACCGTTACCTTTCCCAAGTTCCTATACGGAAGAACGAGATGCAATTGATTGGTCTTACTGCACTCTTATTGGCGTCTAAATACGAGGACTATTGGCATCCCAGG ATCAAAGACTTGATTAGCATCTCAGCAGAATCATACACCAGACAACAAATCTTGGGAATG GAGAGAATTATGCTTAAACAGTTAAAGTTCCGTTTGAATGCACCCACCCCTTACGTTTTCATGTTGAGGTTCCTAAAAGCTGCTCAATCAAATAAGAAG CTTGAACAACTTGCCTTCTACCTTATCGAGCTGTGCTTGGTTGAATACGAAGCTTTGAAGTATAAGCCGTCATTGCTATGTGCATCAGCCATTTATGTTGCCCGATGCACTTCGCATATGACTCCAGTTTGGACCCCGCTCCTAAACAAGCATACCCACTACAATGTCTCTCAGATGAA GGATTCTTCTGACATGATCTTGAGGTTTCACAAAGCTGCTAAAACAGGAAAACTGAGGGTCACTTATGAGAAGTACATGAATCCAGGTCACAGTAACGTTGCAGTCTTGAAACCCTTGGATAAGCTCCCTCTTTAA